A region from the Aegilops tauschii subsp. strangulata cultivar AL8/78 chromosome 5, Aet v6.0, whole genome shotgun sequence genome encodes:
- the LOC109761116 gene encoding GPI mannosyltransferase 1: protein MATAAATLRWRVMAASAALRLALVAYGEWQDAHLEVRYTDVDYLVFSDAAAAVAAGGSPFARATYRYSPLLAFLLLPNSLLHPAWGKLLFSAADLLVGVFIDDILELRGVPARTRIWCVVAWLFNPFTFTIGTRGNCEPVVCAAMLWILICLMKGRVLQAAFWYGLIVHFRIYPIIYAIPFVIVLGKNYAGPAGRPVLTQWISKQQLQSNKGRENVEEPTSLLANLWNFLSSLITRDTILFGLFSGSMFFAWTGIFFYLYGWEFLNEALLYHLTRTDPRHNFSIYFYHIYLHHQQGFSSIQRLASFLPQLIVQLALIVRFSRDLPFCMFLQTVAFVAFNKVMTAQYFVWFFCLLPLILPWTGMKLRWKGLACALVWMGSQLHWLMWAYLLEFKGRNVFVQLWAAGIVFLAANTFVMIMVIRHHRHTPLFSVPVGPGTKIAAKKD, encoded by the exons atggcgacggcggcggcgacgctgCGGTGGCGGGTgatggcggcgtcggcggcgctGCGGCTGGCGCTGGTGGCGTACGGGGAGTGGCAGGACGCGCACCTCGAGGTGCGCTACACGGACGTGGACTACCTCGTCTTCTCCGACGCggcggccgccgtcgccgccggggGCTCCCCGTTCGCGCGCGCCACCTACCGCTACTCCCCGCTCctcgccttcctcctcctccccaaCTCGCTCCTCCACCCCGCCTGGGGCAAGCTCCTCTTCTCCGCCGCAG ATTTGCTCGTCGgggtgttcatcgacgatattctggAGCTGCGGGGGGTCCCGGCGAGGACCCGGATCTGGTGCGTGGTGGCCTGGCTGTTCAACCCCTTCACCTTCACCATCGGCACCAGAGGGAACTGCGAGCCCGTCGTCTGCGCCGCCATGCTCTGGATCCTCATCTGCTTGATGAAGG GTAGAGTACTGCAAGCAGCATTCTGGTATGGGCTGATTGTGCACTTCAGAATATACCCAATTATATATGCAATCCCCTTTGTTATAGTCCTTGGCAAGAATTATGCCGGTCCTGCTGGTAGACCTGTCCTTACACAGTGGATTTCGAAACAACAGTTACAAAGCAATAAAGGTAGGGAAAATGTGGAAGAACCGACATCACTCTTGGCGAATCTATGGAATTTTCTCAGTAGCCTCATAACAAGAGATACTATCCTGTTTGGGTTGTTCTCTGGATCTATGTTCTTTGCTTGGACCGGCATCTTCTTCTATCTCTATGGGTGGGAGTTCCTAAATGAAGCACTACTTTACCATCTCACACGAACTGATCCAAGGCACAACTTCTCGATTTACTTCTATCACATATATCTGCACCATCAGCAAGGGTTCTCAAGCATACAGAGGCTGGCTTCGTTCCTGCCGCAGCTGATCGTGCAGTTGGCGCTCATTGTACGCTTTTCCAGGGATCTTCCGTTCTGCATGTTTCTCCAAACAGTAGCATTTGTCGCCTTCAACAAG GTGATGACAGCGCAGTACTTTGTGTGGTTCTTCTGCCTGCTGCCCCTCATCCTCCCCTGGACCGGCATGAAGCTGAGGTGGAAGGGCCTGGCCTGCGCGCTGGTGTGGATGGGGTCCCAGCTGCACTGGCTGATGTGGGCCTACCTGCTGGAGTTCAAGGGTCGGAACGTCTTCGTGCAGCTCTGGGCGGCAGGCATCGTGTTCCTGGCCGCCAACACCTTCGTCATGATCATGGTGATTAGGCACCACAGGCACACCCCGCTCTTCTCGGTGCCGGTGGGTCCCGGGACCAAGATCGCCGCCAAGAAGGATTAG
- the LOC109761117 gene encoding protein TRIGALACTOSYLDIACYLGLYCEROL 3, chloroplastic isoform X1, whose protein sequence is MASPPSAAPAAALRCAGVHVGCGLLPRPADAPCLRAALPFRLGVLSSRTCRAGAGVVVSATRSPGLGNAGNLREGSNLSKNWDLSRQIGDEHGVLIECRDVHKSFGDKHVLQGVSFKIRHGEAVGIIGPSGTGKSTILKVMAGLLAPDKGEVFICGKKRQGLVSDEDISGLRIGLVFQSAALFDSLNVRENVGFLLYENSKLSEERIGELVTETLAAVGLKGVEERMPSELSGGMKKRVALARSIINDDTKETIEPEALLYDEPTAGLDPIASTVVEDLIRSMHVTGKDAMGKPGKIASYAVVTHQHSTIRRAVDRLLFLHEGKIVWEGMTEEFTTSTNPIVQQFASGSLDGPIRYF, encoded by the exons ATGGcgtcgccgccgtccgccgcccccgccgccgcgctccgGTGCGCGGGCGTCCACGTAGGATGCGgcctcctcccgcgccccgccgaCGCCCCCTGCCTCCGCGCCGCCCTCCCGTTCAG GTTAGGCGTGCTGTCGTCGAGGACATGCCGCGCGGGCGCTGGCGTCGTCGTGTCGGCCACGAGGAGCCCCGGTTTGGGCAATGCAGGGAACCTGCGTGAG GGTTCGAACTTGTCTAAGAACTGGGATTTGAGCAGACAGATTGGCGATGAGCACGGTGTTCTTATAGAATGCAGGGATGTGCACAAGTCCTTTGGGGACAAGCATGTACTGCAAGGCGTCAGCTTCAAG ATTAGACATGGTGAAGCTGTTGGAATAATCGGTCCTTCGGGAACTGGCAAATCAACTATTTTGAAGGTTATGGCAGGCCTTCTAGCCCCTGATAAG GGCGAGGTGTTCATCTGCGGAAAGAAAAGACAGGGCTTAGTTAGTGATGAGGATATATCAGGTCTCCGGATTGGCTTG GTATTTCAAAGTGCAGCATTGTTTGATTCTCTCAATGTTCGTGAAAACGTTGGATTTCTTTT ATATGAAAACTCCAAGTTGTCTGAGGAGCGAATAGGTGAACTAGTGACGGAAACATTGGCTGCAGTAGGCTTAAAA GGTGTCGAGGAGCGAATGCCATCTGAATTATCCGGAGGCATGAAAAAGCGTGTAGCCCTTGCTCGTTCAATAATAAATGACGACACAAAAGAAACAATAGAGCCAGAG GCTCTTTTATACGATGAACCTACAGCTGGGCTTGACCCTATAGCATCCACTGTCGTTGAAGACCTTATACGTTCCATGCACGTGACAGGAAAAGATGCTATGGGTAAGCCGGGAAAGATAGCATCGTATGCGGTTGTCACTCATCAGCATAGCACAATAAGAAGAGCTGTCGATAG GTTGTTGTTTCTCCATGAGGGAAAGATAGTTTGGGAAGGGATGACGGAGGAATTCACGACATCAACAAATCCCATTGTACAGCAG TTTGCCTCTGGCAGCCTGGATGGTCCAATTCGATACTTCTGA
- the LOC109761117 gene encoding protein TRIGALACTOSYLDIACYLGLYCEROL 3, chloroplastic isoform X2, which translates to MAGLLAPDKGEVFICGKKRQGLVSDEDISGLRIGLVFQSAALFDSLNVRENVGFLLYENSKLSEERIGELVTETLAAVGLKGVEERMPSELSGGMKKRVALARSIINDDTKETIEPEALLYDEPTAGLDPIASTVVEDLIRSMHVTGKDAMGKPGKIASYAVVTHQHSTIRRAVDRLLFLHEGKIVWEGMTEEFTTSTNPIVQQFASGSLDGPIRYF; encoded by the exons ATGGCAGGCCTTCTAGCCCCTGATAAG GGCGAGGTGTTCATCTGCGGAAAGAAAAGACAGGGCTTAGTTAGTGATGAGGATATATCAGGTCTCCGGATTGGCTTG GTATTTCAAAGTGCAGCATTGTTTGATTCTCTCAATGTTCGTGAAAACGTTGGATTTCTTTT ATATGAAAACTCCAAGTTGTCTGAGGAGCGAATAGGTGAACTAGTGACGGAAACATTGGCTGCAGTAGGCTTAAAA GGTGTCGAGGAGCGAATGCCATCTGAATTATCCGGAGGCATGAAAAAGCGTGTAGCCCTTGCTCGTTCAATAATAAATGACGACACAAAAGAAACAATAGAGCCAGAG GCTCTTTTATACGATGAACCTACAGCTGGGCTTGACCCTATAGCATCCACTGTCGTTGAAGACCTTATACGTTCCATGCACGTGACAGGAAAAGATGCTATGGGTAAGCCGGGAAAGATAGCATCGTATGCGGTTGTCACTCATCAGCATAGCACAATAAGAAGAGCTGTCGATAG GTTGTTGTTTCTCCATGAGGGAAAGATAGTTTGGGAAGGGATGACGGAGGAATTCACGACATCAACAAATCCCATTGTACAGCAG TTTGCCTCTGGCAGCCTGGATGGTCCAATTCGATACTTCTGA
- the LOC109761114 gene encoding uncharacterized protein, translated as MAAAAPARRLLLRLRLPLPLCNPPPAPVPLLPHLLTPHLHPQPPPPAPPLPDPKLRDLLFAFHPAVHTYPSLVDVPRGGPGGRDAREDGGEAKEPEVWADSVKKKRKRKMNKHKLRKLRKRLRRQT; from the coding sequence atggccgccgccgccccggcccgcagGCTGCTCCTGCGCCTGCGCCTCCCACTCCCCCTCTGCAACCCGCCGCCGGCCCCCGTCCCGCTCCTCCCCCACCTGCTGACGCCGCACCTCCACCCGCAGCCACCGCCGCCGGCGCCTCCGCTCCCGGACCCGAAGCTCCGTGACCTCCTCTTCGCCTTCCACCCTGCAGTGCACACATACCCGTCCCTCGTCGACGTCCCGAGAGGAGGACCGGGCGGCCGCGACGCGCGGGAGGACGGAGGGGAGGCCAAGGAGCCGGAGGTGTGGGCGGACAGCGTCAAGAAGAAGCGCAAGCGCAAGATGAACAAGCACAAGCTCCGCAAGCTCCGGAAGCGCCTCCGCCGCCAGACCTGA